In Desulfomicrobium apsheronum, the following proteins share a genomic window:
- a CDS encoding branched-chain amino acid ABC transporter permease, whose amino-acid sequence MTGRQNLLYFLSLHRTGLFATIMAAALILFPYIEDNPYTLGLTNLIAINAIVVLGLNLFIGYAGQISLGHAAFFGLGAYGSAIATVTFGLPPWPSMFLVAALVGLVALGVGIPVLRLSGHYLAMATLGLNYVVHTILLQWDEVTGGPSGFAGIPSLSVADVVFDDPVSLHYLLWGFTMACLLLCLNLVRSGVGRGLAALAGDETAAASLGVDTRAAKVKVFVLSAVLASLAGSLFAHCYSYVSPDTFGIFTSTDMVIMVVVGGMGSIWGSVFGAAFLTLLPEWMEVFDTYKDFVHGGILVLVLMFLPQGLITGLTDMIRVRMALWRRDHAAA is encoded by the coding sequence ATGACCGGCAGACAAAACCTTCTCTACTTCCTCTCCCTGCACCGGACAGGCCTTTTCGCAACCATCATGGCCGCGGCCCTGATCCTCTTCCCCTACATTGAGGACAACCCCTACACCCTGGGCCTGACCAATCTCATCGCCATCAACGCCATCGTTGTGCTGGGCCTGAACCTGTTCATTGGCTATGCCGGACAGATCTCCCTTGGACATGCCGCATTTTTCGGCCTTGGCGCCTACGGTTCGGCCATCGCCACCGTCACCTTCGGCCTGCCTCCCTGGCCGTCCATGTTTCTGGTCGCGGCGCTGGTGGGCCTTGTCGCCTTGGGCGTGGGTATCCCGGTCCTGCGCCTCTCGGGCCACTATCTGGCCATGGCCACCCTCGGATTGAACTACGTCGTGCACACCATCCTCTTGCAGTGGGACGAGGTCACCGGCGGGCCCAGCGGATTCGCGGGCATCCCCAGCCTGTCCGTGGCCGACGTGGTCTTCGATGATCCGGTCAGCCTGCACTATCTGTTGTGGGGATTCACCATGGCCTGTCTGCTGCTGTGCCTCAATCTGGTGCGCAGCGGCGTTGGCCGGGGACTGGCCGCCCTGGCCGGGGACGAGACGGCGGCGGCGAGCCTGGGCGTCGACACCCGCGCCGCCAAGGTCAAGGTCTTTGTGCTCTCGGCCGTGCTCGCGTCCCTGGCCGGAAGCCTCTTCGCGCACTGCTATTCCTACGTGAGCCCGGACACCTTCGGCATCTTCACCTCCACGGACATGGTCATCATGGTCGTTGTCGGCGGGATGGGCTCCATTTGGGGTTCGGTTTTCGGCGCGGCCTTTTTGACCCTGCTCCCGGAATGGATGGAGGTCTTCGATACCTACAAGGACTTCGTGCACGGCGGCATTCTCGTGCTGGTGCTCATGTTTTTGCCCCAGGGCCTGATCACGGGCCTGACCGACATGATCCGGGTGCGGATGGCCCTGTGGAGGCGCGACCATGCTGCGGCTTGA
- a CDS encoding branched-chain amino acid ABC transporter permease, producing MYTDLLQYIFSGLTGGAIYALIALGFCVVSNTMGIVNFIQVDFVTLGGMFMFSALFALGLPTVPALVLAVCLVALVAMVVERVGLRPARSDNHLVLIFLTVGLSIILRGIIKIVWGKNRMALPPLTPDVPVQILGASVLPQALWILGLTVVAITVLTWFFHKTSLGLCMRAVASNPTAAAVVGIASGRIRLTSYAIAGALGGLAGVLVTPITTLNYDVGVLLGLKGFAAAILGGFGSFPGAILGGLGLGLLESLSAGYISSAYKDVVAFVVLLLVLFVRPKGFLGK from the coding sequence TTGTACACGGATCTCCTGCAGTATATTTTCAGCGGCCTGACGGGCGGAGCCATCTATGCGCTCATCGCGCTGGGCTTCTGCGTGGTCAGCAACACCATGGGCATCGTCAACTTCATCCAGGTCGATTTTGTCACCCTGGGCGGAATGTTCATGTTCTCGGCGCTCTTTGCCCTGGGTCTGCCGACCGTCCCGGCTCTCGTCTTGGCCGTCTGTCTGGTGGCCTTGGTGGCCATGGTCGTCGAACGGGTGGGACTGCGTCCAGCCAGGTCGGACAACCATCTGGTGCTCATCTTTCTGACCGTGGGCCTGTCCATCATCCTGCGCGGCATCATTAAGATCGTGTGGGGCAAGAACCGCATGGCGCTCCCCCCGCTGACCCCGGATGTCCCGGTCCAGATCCTGGGCGCGAGCGTGCTGCCGCAGGCCCTGTGGATTCTGGGCCTGACCGTCGTGGCCATCACCGTCCTGACCTGGTTCTTCCACAAGACGTCCCTGGGCCTGTGCATGCGCGCCGTGGCCTCCAATCCCACGGCCGCAGCCGTGGTCGGCATTGCCTCGGGCCGCATCCGCCTGACCAGCTACGCCATCGCCGGAGCGCTGGGCGGCCTGGCCGGAGTGCTGGTCACGCCCATCACCACCCTCAATTACGACGTGGGAGTGCTGCTGGGTCTCAAGGGCTTCGCCGCCGCCATTCTCGGCGGCTTCGGCTCCTTCCCCGGAGCCATCCTTGGCGGCCTGGGCCTCGGACTTCTGGAATCCCTCTCGGCGGGCTATATTTCCAGCGCCTACAAGGATGTCGTCGCTTTCGTGGTCCTGCTGCTGGTCCTCTTCGTCCGCCCCAAGGGATTTTTGGGAAAATAG